From one Streptomyces sp. R41 genomic stretch:
- a CDS encoding alpha/beta fold hydrolase has protein sequence MPDEVAGRRGRECLVVGVLAVDGEVGPAGVAVAAVRSAECWTDSVITFDNRGVGASTGTTPRTIQAMAKDAVTFIRALGLEYVDLHGFSMGGMVAQVIAQTEPQLVRKLILTGTGPAGGEGIKNVSRLSHFDTVRGLLTLQDPKQFLFFTRTAGGRRAGKEFLARLKERTDDRDKAISLTSYGAQLKAIHRWGMEQPHDLSVIHQPVLVANGESDRMVPS, from the coding sequence ATGCCGGACGAAGTCGCTGGGCGGCGCGGCAGAGAGTGCCTGGTCGTTGGCGTTCTTGCCGTTGACGGTGAGGTCGGGCCGGCCGGCGTTGCGGTAGCGGCCGTCAGGTCTGCGGAGTGCTGGACGGACTCGGTCATCACATTCGACAACAGGGGCGTCGGCGCCTCTACCGGTACGACTCCGCGCACCATTCAGGCGATGGCGAAGGATGCCGTCACCTTCATCCGGGCGCTCGGGCTCGAGTACGTCGATCTCCATGGCTTCTCGATGGGCGGCATGGTCGCCCAGGTGATCGCGCAGACCGAACCGCAGCTCGTCCGCAAGCTGATCCTCACGGGTACCGGCCCGGCCGGCGGTGAGGGCATCAAGAACGTGAGCCGGTTGTCCCACTTCGACACTGTCCGTGGGCTGCTCACCCTTCAGGACCCGAAGCAGTTCCTCTTCTTCACGCGCACCGCGGGCGGGCGTCGGGCCGGCAAGGAGTTCCTGGCCCGGTTGAAGGAACGTACCGACGACAGGGACAAGGCGATCTCGCTCACGTCGTACGGTGCTCAGCTCAAGGCCATTCATCGCTGGGGGATGGAGCAGCCCCACGATCTCTCCGTCATCCATCAGCCCGTGCTCGTCGCGAACGGTGAGAGCGACAGGATGGTTCCGTCGTAG